The genomic interval GAAGGGCCGGTGGCCGTGGAGAAGAACCGCGAGGTCGTTCCCCGGGCAGAGCACGAGAGCACACCCCTGGGCGAAGGAGACGTCCTCGAGATCGTGCATTTCGTCGGCGGCGGCTGAGCGCGCGGTTGCCGAGCGACGCCTCACTCGGTCGCGCAAGCCGTTGCTCGATTTCGGCGCGCCGCTGCGGACGCGGCGTCAGGTATGCGCCTTGCTGGAGCGCTGGGCATGCTCCGTCACCTCCTTGCACCTCTGGCTGCGGGCGCCGTCTTCGCCATCTCCGGCTCGGCCTCCGCTCAATCCCTCCAGGACCTCGCGCAGATGGCGAACGTGGTCTACGACAAGAACCCCCAAGCGGCGTTCGCTTCGAGCTGCACTGGTGAGGCGCGACGGGGCTCGCGCCGGGCCAACAAGAAGATCTCACAGATCGTTTTCTTGTTGGTTCGGCGCGGAACCTAGAGCGCAGCTCGCAAGCTCGAGGGTTGCGATTATAGAGGCGTGCGGTGCCAGCTGCGAGGCGGCGCGAGGAAGGAATACTCGGAGCATTTCAACGATCGGCAACGCTGCAGAGGGTGCCGCACGCCCGAAAGCGCCCGTGAGCAGGTCGTGAGATGCGCTCTAGCGCGGACGGCGATGCTCGCGCGCCATCTCGAGGTAGCTCACGGCGCCGTCGATCCCGAGGCGACGCTCTTTGTCGTTCACCTCGCGGATGACCTTGCCGGGTTGGCCGCGCACCAGGCTGCGCGCCGGCACCACCATGCGTGGCGGCACCACGGTGCCGGCGGCGATCAGCGCTTCCTCGCCGATCTCGGCGTTGTCGAGCAGGATCGAGCCCATGCCGATGAGGGCGCGGTCGCCGATGACGGCGCCGTGGATGATGACGCCGTGCCCCACCGTCACGTCCTCGCCAATGATGGAGTTCGAGGTATCCGTGGTCATGTGGATGCAGCACAGGTCTTGGATGTTGCTGCGGGCGCCGACGCGGATGTAGCCGCAA from Polyangiaceae bacterium carries:
- the thiS gene encoding sulfur carrier protein ThiS, which codes for MQVTVNGEPHQLPDQLTVRGLIEHLGLTEGPVAVEKNREVVPRAEHESTPLGEGDVLEIVHFVGGG
- a CDS encoding gamma carbonic anhydrase family protein, giving the protein MPVILPAFGKTPKIAESAFIAENATIIGDVEIGPDASVWYGAVLRGDCGYIRVGARSNIQDLCCIHMTTDTSNSIIGEDVTVGHGVIIHGAVIGDRALIGMGSILLDNAEIGEEALIAAGTVVPPRMVVPARSLVRGQPGKVIREVNDKERRLGIDGAVSYLEMAREHRRPR